One Anaerobranca gottschalkii DSM 13577 genomic window, TCCAGTAACAATAGAAGCTGAAACCATCCCTACTAAAATGGCTAATGGAAAGTTCCATGGTGGAATTATAACTCCTACTCCTAAAGGAATGTACCTTGCCCAAGTCTCTTCCCCAGGATAAGGGACAAGATAAGGTTCCTTTTGTAAACGTAATGCCTCCCTACTATAATATTCTAAGAAATCTATTGCCTCCGCTACATCGGCATCTGCTTCCTTCCACGTTTTCCCTATTTCTAAAACTAGAAGGCTAGCAAATTCTAATTTTCTTTTCCGTAAAAGTTCTGCCCCTTTAATTAAATAACGAACCCTTTCTTCTAAAGGCTTTTTTTGCCACCAAGAAAAAGCTTTTACCCCTTCCTCCATCGCCAACTGGGCTAATTCTTTATTGCCCTTGGAAACAAAACCAATAATTTCTTCTGGATTTCCAGGGTTTGTTGAAATTATCTTTTCTTTTGTGAAAATTTTTTCCTTACCGATAATTAAAGGATAATTTTTCCCTAAATCCTTTCTAACTTCTTTTAGGGTAGTTAATGCCTTTTCTTGTACCTCTTTTTTGGTAAAATCTAAAAATTCTTCATTAACAAAGGGTTTTAACATTGAATTATCCACCTCCCAAAGAAACTTTGCTTTATTATACTAAAGAAGGAAAGATAATTCAATGTTTTTTATTATTTTTTGATAATTTATTCAGTGATCTGCCTGATATTTTCATTAAACTCTTTAATCCAATTGACTGTATTGTTTAAAGAGATTTTTGCCCTTTCGATACTATCTGCATTGGTTAAATTATAAGCTTCTTTGTTTTGTAAAGCTTGAAATACAGGTATAACTTCATATATCCACATTTCTTTTACTCTATATCTATTTACCCATGTCGGTAGATAAGCTGTTTCCTTTAAAGTAGTTTCCCCTGTCTTTAGGTTTTTTTGGTATGTTACATATACTACTATTCCATCTTCTGTATAACGATTATTTAAAAATTCATATCTCTGATTAGAAATAAAGTTTCCTAAAGAATATGCTATAACTGTTTTGTGTCCATCTTCCCTTTCAATAGTTTCTATAGGTTGAATCACATGGGGATGGCTTCCAAAAATAATATCTACACCAAAAGAGTTTAACCTTCCAGCCATTTCCTTCTGAAATTTATCATAACTCCGTTGATATTCACTACCCCAATGGACTACAAATACAATAATTTCTGCCCCTTCTTCCCTCATTTTTTCTATGCGTCTTTGAATTTTTCCCAAATCCTTCTCTAACTGTTGATAATTAAAAGTGTCAAAAAGTTCTGTATACTCTTTTGGAATGGGAATACCATTTAATGTTTTCATTCCGTTAGTAGATGGAGTTTCGTAAGAATATGCAGTAATTCCAACATTTATTCCCTGGACTTCTTTTATAATATAGCTTTTATCCTCTATACTCTCCCTAGTCCCTATTGGAATTAAGCCCCTATCTTTTAATATTTCTAAGGTTCTAAACATACCCTTAATCCCTGTATCCATTGTGTGATTATTGATGGTAGATATAACATCAAAGCCTGCATATTTAAGGGCATCAGCCATTGTATCAGGGGTGTTAAACCTTGGATAACCACTATATCCCCTTTCTTCCCCACCAAAGGTAGTTTCTAAATTGGCTATGGCAATATCAGCAAGTTTTATATAATCTCTTACTAAAGTAAAGTTGTTTTTAAAATTATACTCTTTAGTTTGGGAATCATATGCAGCTTCGTATTGCCTAGAATG contains:
- a CDS encoding CapA family protein, with translation MKKLVLVIMILFLISGCFGLSNRNIEQPLEPKPQELKEEEKIVEITIAGVGDIMVHSRQYEAAYDSQTKEYNFKNNFTLVRDYIKLADIAIANLETTFGGEERGYSGYPRFNTPDTMADALKYAGFDVISTINNHTMDTGIKGMFRTLEILKDRGLIPIGTRESIEDKSYIIKEVQGINVGITAYSYETPSTNGMKTLNGIPIPKEYTELFDTFNYQQLEKDLGKIQRRIEKMREEGAEIIVFVVHWGSEYQRSYDKFQKEMAGRLNSFGVDIIFGSHPHVIQPIETIEREDGHKTVIAYSLGNFISNQRYEFLNNRYTEDGIVVYVTYQKNLKTGETTLKETAYLPTWVNRYRVKEMWIYEVIPVFQALQNKEAYNLTNADSIERAKISLNNTVNWIKEFNENIRQITE
- a CDS encoding aldehyde dehydrogenase family protein; the encoded protein is MLKPFVNEEFLDFTKKEVQEKALTTLKEVRKDLGKNYPLIIGKEKIFTKEKIISTNPGNPEEIIGFVSKGNKELAQLAMEEGVKAFSWWQKKPLEERVRYLIKGAELLRKRKLEFASLLVLEIGKTWKEADADVAEAIDFLEYYSREALRLQKEPYLVPYPGEETWARYIPLGVGVIIPPWNFPLAILVGMVSASIVTGNTVVLKPASITPVIGYKFVELMEEAGLPSGVINFLPGSGGEIGDYLVKHPQTRFINFTGSKEVGLRINRLAAEISEGQKWIKRVIAEMGGKDSIIVDEDVSIEEAVKIVVTSAYGFQGQKCSACSRAIVHKNIYDEFVEKLVEEVKKIKVGPPEDFNNFMGPVSDKYAFNNILKYIEIGKKEG